The following is a genomic window from Pseudophryne corroboree isolate aPseCor3 chromosome 3, aPseCor3.hap2, whole genome shotgun sequence.
CACCAACCAGTATTTAAAAATACAACACGTATAACGCAAGCTTTGTGCTATAGTCTACATTGATAGAAACGAACAATGTATTACTTAATTTAAACAATAGAACTACAGTAGACACAACAGAATATAAGATGAAAAAATGACATGCAATATTTTTAAAAGCCAGTATGGCACTCTGCCAATAAGCTATACATACGTGGTTTAGTGTGAAGAAAATGATCACGTGAAAATGTATGGATAGCAAATGAAAGAATATATTTATGTCAATAAAAGAGGATGTTCAGTGCAATTATTTTCAGAAACAAAAACATGGATGCAACAATATGTTGCAATAAGATATGTACTAATTTATGCATAACTGGTTTATAAAAAAAATGCAGTATAGCACTTCTAGTGGGTAACACGTGAAGTATGTTAAGAAAGTATTGGAAgtaccagttgtaaagcgcaacggaatttgctgcgctatataagaaactgttaataaataaataaataaatagtagcaATATGTGTCAGTGCAACATGTGAGGTGTCATGAACAAACGTAGAGCAGCCAACAAACTGTAGTTAGGAAAATGGCAATCATGACTATTCtgcatgcttagtacatctcccaattAGGCATAATTAAATACAAATatggcaagttttttttttttttttaatagctgtCAGTTTAAGGTGTTTATAAGAATGGAATTCAATAGCAAGTCTGCACAGTAAAAACAGTCTCTAGAAATATGCCTTCTTTATAAACTAAATTGTGTTGTTATATAAACTACTTACATAACATTTTATGTTAGCAGTTATCATTGGGAATCCCTCTAGGATAACGCAATTGAAATCCCTGTACTAAAAACTGAAGTTATCTTTCAAACTGTGAAACAATTCAGAGAGCTGAAATCTTTAACAGATTATATATTATGTGAAAAACAGTCCCAATGGCCCATCATCATCTAAGGGACACTTAACTGTCTTCTGCAACAGACATTGCTGTTTCTGAGAGCTGAAAATAACTTCAAAAGGAGTTGGAGACAAGAGGTCACCGTCCCTATCATTTGTACTTAAAGGTGGAATACTCATTGCTGTTACATACCTTTAAGCAACTTACGCTCCAATTgggcagggaatgatgtgaatggcATACATTCTGTGTAAAGGGCTGTGTAAAATGGTGTGATGTCTAcataaatgaaaataataataataataataataataataataagaataaaattattattattaataataataataataataataataatatatacagtgTATTGTACATACCCTTTGGTTTGGTATAAAGCACAACATAGCAATTGCATTTGTACTGTCCACGTCGTGACTGTCCCAGGCTCCCAGCTATCTTGTGACCTGGTCAGTTACACTGCATGGCTATTGGAATATATACATCAATGCATGTTGGATCAAAGTATAAATTATAAATGCAATAAGAGATTTATATTGCAGATCAGTGATATGTATAACTATATGGAGTAGTCAGGGGACAACTGTAAACATTAGCATCTTGTTCTGAATTGTTGCATACTGTAACACTTCTTATGTTGTTAAACTTTTGTTTCCTCAAAAGAAGAAATTCAGTGTTTGCTGTATAAGCAAGTCTTTCATTGCGTAGTGCTTTATGGCCAGAGCATATCATTATTCACGGAAGCTTAGGTACTTTTGAAAACTTTTAAGAATGAATCACCATTATTGCTATTGTTTATTAAACCAATCACTTACAATAAATCAGCTAAATCTCTAATTTTAGGAATGCAAAGCTTTGTTACTTgtgcagatgtgtccttttacatctttgctctgtgcgctacaagtcGTATTACACATAATGCGTGAGTGCTGTGTGACGCGGTAGCGCCGAGCCTCTATTTTTGCGTTTTTGTCCGGGAAAATATTTTttacgcaaagtaatgtaatagaacgCACAAGCaaatgattaaaattatatgcagcatgcctatattttgtgtgtgaccgcaactgtaactgcatacaaaatgctatgctacagtgttttcatggaaaacactgtaacgtttaattttggatgcagataaagccacaaccacacacacagaatattttaatcagcagaagctgcttgtgcgtcctattacattactttgtgtctaagacgcattgtcacagaaaaatctcaaaaaaagaCGCTCAACGCTACcgagtcccgccacggcatgggcgacttcaagggctgtttagcatgactgcagcaaagatgtaagaggacacatctgtacactgaCAAACAATTGCCATTGAGTTGCAGGTACAGTACCAAAGTACCTTATTAAAGGATGCTGATAAGGTATGTCATCCTACAGGTAGCTACAAAATATATCTGTACAACAGTGAGACAGGAACACCCAGTCCCATATAGAGAATGCCTTCAGCTTTTGGCAAATACCTGTAAATACAAGGACTcattacatataaaaaaaaacagtaaccAACATGGCTTTAAACCTACTTGACAGTGTCTACCACTGTTTTAATCACTGATAAAGCCGTATGTGATAAAGCCGTATTACAAGATACAATGTCATTTTCATATTTTGCCTTAGGAAAAACATTATTTGAAATCCTAAAGTTTTAACCAGCATGTATGTACATTTTAGTCTAGATAAAATATGTCACGCCTACAATACCCTTTAAACCAGTTCTCAAGATATTGCAATCTAATGTCACTTTAACTGGTATACAGTATTTCCATTTGTCATACTCACAACTTTTTAAAATGTAACTTAATTTTCTTGTTCCCATTCATGTGTTGTGTGTCTTATCATAAAtacttatatacagtacagtactgtgtgtatGGCAGGGAAATTAAGAATGTGAAACGGTTTTCAAAGAGTCCAAAAGAAAGTGTTTAGCCAGCAACAGGTGGTGTGAAATGTGTACAAACTGGTGTCTTTCATTCAATATTTGACTGAGTACAGTAGAAAGGTGCAAAAAGTAAATGTGTACAGACCTCTTCCAGGAGTTGGTCAACTCTTCCCAAAATAGCTGTCTCCATTTGGTCTGCAGAGACCAAGGCAGATAGCTGAGTGTATTGCTGCTTCTCTAAATCAGAAACCCTGGACTGCAGGTCAGAAGTTCTACTGAAAACCAGGAGGCTGAGAACCAGAGAAAAGACTGATACCACTGCAAACCCACATCCCAAGAGTGCAGGGAACcagctgcacttcctacagtcctcTGTCCTACAGGGGGTGACATTACAACTCCTAGGGAATACATTGTTGCTAGCAGCATCCCTGCACACCTCCTTCCCCTCCATGCTGTCCAGAggagcaataaataaataaatagaataaatAATCCACAATCTTAATCCAAGAAGCAAAATCCAGAATTCAGGGTCAAACCGAGGTGGATCCAATAGCAGCTGTCCGGTATATGACAAGCAGGGTACGGGAATGAAGCTGCCAGCCACAAATAAATTGGTCTCTGCAGCTTTGATAGCGTAGATCCAACTTCATGAACAAAATGAAATAGATGTATTTGTATACAAGAAGAGAAAAAGTTTTTGGAAAGTTCTgtcctgctgctgtgttgtgttgtagtttattctcttttttttttttcttagtaaaCTTCAGTGACTTGTGAGAGTTGTAAAGAAGTCACACACAAAAGTCCCCATTAGGAAGGTGTAATTCTCAACTGGTTGCTGCGGCTGATCTTCTCTCCTGTGTAACATGACACACACTGCTCTCTCTCCTGAACTGCAGGGATCAGATGAGCCAGCTGGATTCCCCCCCTCAGTGTAAGTAACCTCCTCCACTCCTCCTTGCACACTCTgaactgatttatttatttatgcaaAGTGCCTGGGAGGGTTCCCACCATGGGACATCCTATCCCACCTCCCTTCTAAATCCCCACAGCACCTCTCATCAGCTTGCTTCCAGCTTTGAAGTGATACCCACAGCAGATATATATAGGCGAGAGCAGGAAGAGTTTGTAAATCCAGAACTTTTTCTAATTCCACTCCAGGAGATAAATGATTTCATAACAAAATGCTGAATTTAAACAATAATGTAAGCAACGTATACATTCCTAGTACGCTAATTTACTATATTACTAAAGCTACGCTGTCTGTTCAGCATAAATTGGGGAGCAATTGTTTCATGCCAGGTGCTAAAGTTGTTATAAAGTTTATATATCATTCGTTTTACATGTAAGGAAGAATAACATTACTATCCCCCATTTGTACATATAAACTCTCACTCACTTAAGATGCAAGTAGGAGAACGGTAAGAAAATTCTGCCTAAAATATAATTTACTAACACAGACCTCCTACTGTGTGCGAGATTGAGTCTCTGCTTGAAAGAGCTGACAATTCAGAGAAAACTGATGGTATTGTGTGATAGCGGATGGTATTGTGAGACAGTTGATGGTATTTTAAGGCTCTTTTTCAGCTCCTAACAATGACTGTTATTCATTtccaaaaacattgtcagattaatcTGCTGCATCAAACATGGATTGCACAGCGCCAGTGGTCGAGATAATATTTGTTTTCCATGAAATTCTAGAAGTACTGCAGCATGCAGTGCAAGTATTACACAAGTGGGAattggtacatacagtatacagtatattagcaATAATTTATAGGGGTAactcaaatgtaatagcctgcgacttCTAGGTATCACCAAGTTCGCAACAAGTCCTTCCAgtgttttaaagtgacaatcatttaaatggcaaaacaaacctggttttgccttttaaattattgcccctttaaaacattgtGCAGACTTGCTGGGAGCTCACCGAAGCCTATTACACTATAAATGTTTGTATTCTGTTATGTGACTATTTGTCTTGATAAAGGAGCTAAGCTCCGAAACATCAATTTAAGCTCACAGATTCAGTGTCTTCTTTACATAAGCTGATAGACTCCATTAGGAGTTTAGGAGTGCCATACCAtttacatgatatatatatatatctatatatatatctatatatatatatctatatatatatatatatatatatatatatatatatatatatttgacgaCCTTATGGCTCCCCTCCAGGAGTAGGCAGCCAGGTCGGTACAACAACGTGAGGTGTGTGTATTGGGGGTTGTTGTCTTGCATAGTGGGCGGGGAGGGGACGTGCTGTGACTGAACAGGCTGTGGTTGGTGGTGTGGCTTCAAGATCGTGTCATCATAGTCATGCCCCTGCTATTCAATGCTGAGATTACCACCATTGTACAGCAGGGGGCATagctataatgatgcaattcagcgTGAAACGCGTTATTGGCCACCCAGCCAACTACTTTACTCCTTAAGTGGGCAGCTGGATGGCGGGCTGCAGGCAAATCCGGGAGATGTGCCCACTTACTCAGGGCGCCTGGATagccacccaattttcaggagccttCTGGacgatccgggagagtaggcaagtgtgatgcataatatacacacaaacacacacaaacacacacacacacacacacacacacacacacacacacacacacacacacacacacacacacacacacacatgctcacGATGGTACTCTGCTATTTGTCCAACAAGACTTTATTTATATTACCACCCAGTGAAAGTAGAAACTTTGCACTGTCAGTTCATCTCAA
Proteins encoded in this region:
- the LOC135057341 gene encoding collagen alpha-1(XIII) chain-like, with protein sequence MEGKEVCRDAASNNVFPRSCNVTPCRTEDCRKCSWFPALLGCGFAVVSVFSLVLSLLVFSRTSDLQSRVSDLEKQQYTQLSALVSADQMETAILGRVDQLLEEKLKSHLPRLREARDTSVKCLCPPGPPGARGKRGHNGESEVVIQPSYTWVSATCKLFGRKPYSRLTGIFIMKKL